In Vicia villosa cultivar HV-30 ecotype Madison, WI linkage group LG7, Vvil1.0, whole genome shotgun sequence, the DNA window ccacaatatttattataaataaaattaaaaactatgttattttaaaaataatatatttttaattactatattatcttttataaatattataatggatttctaaatacaatatatgtctaaattgtataaaataatacttgaatatttattataagagaaaaactaatataatacgatgaaaaaatgttgattatattaatgtataatatttaaaagagacggattaaataaaatagagataaaatttagtgaagtgagaaaaatcaatatgctattttggagtaagatgatataaatattaataaattttttttaaaatttataattatgcaggTCTAATGGACTGATCCCCACAGCTCATATGAGCTAGTCCTAATGAATAGCGGACTTTTCAAAGCTGGATTAAAAAGACCATGAGAATATGACTTTAATTTTAAGACAGAAGCCCTATATTTTTAGACATTGAAAGTATCTGAATATTGTGAATCCATTTTATTAATAATTCTCGTCCATACTTGACGATTATTTTACAATATTTTATTACTCAATTTATAAATTTGTAATGTAATTGTTGGAAGCTTATTTAGTGTACACATGTACACGAGCGATGAACGCATACAGGAATAGTGCCGGATGGGCAAGGCCAATGTTTACGTACACAATCGCCATCGTTGGCACAATCTTGGAGGATATCCTCACTCACTCCTCTGGCTTGTGACTCTCTAGCCATATCTACATAcacaaacaaagaaaataaaaacagttgtatataaaatataaaagacgTTTTGAAGTAGAAATCATAAACAAATTTCAAATCATTTATTAGTTTTATACCTGATGCAATTATAAGAAATGCCAACAAAAATACCATTGTTAGAGAATATTTTCTGGTTGGCTCCATTGTTTTTAGGTAATATGTTCTTTTAGAGTTTTTGGTTTAGTAATGGTGGTTCTTTAGGAGTGTGTTTATATAGCCTCTGAGCCCACTTTAAACATTgaaatttttattcataaaaaatattatgtatggtaagtaaaaattattttattaattattattattataaaggaAATATATTTGACTACACTTTAttaaagtattatttttatacataattaaaagtaaaatagacttgaatattatatatatatatatatatatatatatatatatatatatatatatatatatatatatatatatatatatatatatatatatatatatatataggagggttatattgactcaaAGAGTAaatgttcaacacttactccaaatcataaccattgattatcattaatccaacggttttaattaaaattttatataaaaaaatatttccaaaaataattagattaaatgatcaattaaaaccgttacattaatgaaaatcaatggttatgatttggagtaagtgttgaacacttactcttggagtcaatataaccctccttatatatatatatatatatatattatatatatatatatatatatatatatatatatatatatatatatatatatatatatatatatatatatatatatatatatatatatatatatataaggagtgCTAACAACACTCTCAaacactcacttttttattggttgaaacacatgtgggtccctcactttgaaaataggtcccacataaagtggtaggactcacacatgtttcaaccaataagaaagtgagtgttgaAAAGAGGGTGTTCTTAgcatttctcatatatatatatatatatatatatatatatatatatatatatatatatatatatatatatatatatatatatatatatatatatatatatatatatatatatatatataacgtatACTatgaaaatatcatttttatgtgagaacatgataatgaatctgaatcattagattttaaaataaatggtaaagATTATGTGTTATTCTTTTTTCTGTCACCTTGATTCATAAGCATTCTTGTGAAGAAATTTTTATTATTCTCAAAGGCAGGAGCATTCTTGAGAAATACCCTTGGAAAATCCAGAGGAGCCCTTGATCTTTCTAAATAGCAGCACAACATATTTCATATTCCATAATTAGGCTCATCAGGTAAATCATTTAAGTATTGTGACATATGTTCACCTTGATTTCAATTAGGGGGTGGGGAGTTTAAGAATTGTTTCTTAGATAAAGCAGGTTCATTTGAGTCTTTTCTTGACATAATAACTCATCAGTAGCAATTCTGTAAGATGATATTCTTACTACATTTCAATTTTTATTACTCGATTCGTTTCAAAATAATCGTCATTTAAGCATATACTCATTTTCTTCTTGTTGCAGTTTGCTAGACAATAATGACCTTGTTGGGAGCCATCGAAGAAGCCAATGAAGTCAGTCGATTGGTTACTCCCATCACAAACATTGTCTTGGTATGAATTTGtgttaattttattgatttatttcttATAGAGATGTAAGTTGATTTTGTTATTGTATCGTATTTGGGGGAGGCAGCAGCTGAAGGTTTTAGGTATGGGCTACAGGGAGAATCAAGCTTGGGCGTGGGGCTTATACTCGGTCGAATCCGAGCTGACATTAGAAGGGAATGAGCTGTGGAATGAGCTTTGTTCAGTATTGCAGGGCATTCACTTGGTTCAGCTGTGGTGTGATCTTCCTTCAGGGATGATCTTCGTTCAGTATTGCAAGGCTATTCAATCAAGCTTTTAGGGTGTTatactttttttcttcattaaGTTCAATGTCAAAAACTAATATTTGTACTCAAGAAAAACAAAATGAAGGTTATTGATATTCTGGCAAAGGATatgaatttttgttgttattatgatttttttgtgtAAATTCATCATTTTAACGTGGGTTATAACCCTCTGTAGGTTGTTTTAAACCATCACAATTAGCATTAAAAACGAAACAACAAATAATATTCACGACGGTTTGAACCGTCGCAATCAACAATGAAAACAAAAATCAATTGGAAATTCACGACAGTTTGAACCGTCGCAATGAACAATGAAAACAAAAACCAAACGGAAATTCACGACGGTTGGTAACCGTTGCATATTTAAGTTAAAAAAGAATACATTTCATGACAAGGTATAATGTCAAGGCGCACcatgttttaatttaaaaagaaaaatcatCTATTCCCTCAGTTTCTGAATAAAACCGAGGGTAAAAATAATTCAGGACATACTTCGAATTCCAGCAAATACAGTTGATGTTTTGACTTCTTTAAAAATGgtgtctttctttttattttattttttaattgtaaatTAAATAATCTATTCCTTTGGTTTCTGTAATAAGTGAGAGATTATATAATCAAACTTTACTATAAAAGTACATGTTAATTAAGTTGTCCAATAAACCTAACCCACCTATAGCCGCTCCAAACTCGTACACATTACTCTTGGGGATAGATTGCAAGACATAAAAAATCTTCAAGGTTCTGTGTTGTATGTTGTTCTTCTAACACCAACGTTGAACacaacttttttttcttctgatctTACAATTTATCTCACATAATGatgtttttgttattgttgttgtttccaCCTCTAGCAAGACCATTGTTATATTTTGGAATAACCTTTCTATGTTATCAATCAAAGAAAACATTCCATAATTTATTGTCTACTCAGTTGACaatattgagaaatttattcATCAACATACTGTAAATTGCAAACAATGTAGTTGTTTCACAATACACGTCATTTGTTTGAATATTATAGCACACAAAGAAAGTGGTGAAtgacaaaaaattgaaaaaggaaacAATACatgttacttttaattttttaccaTTCACCCATTTTTTTACAAGTAATATATTACCTCGGCTCTTTTATAAAACCAAGGGGAAAGTccctattttgttttatttttcattaaaaaagaaataacctTTCCCCTCAATTTTATAAATGAACCGAGGGGTATGAGTACTCAGTTAACCAACATCAAATCTATGTCTTACGTTGATAAACTAACAACGTCCAAGATATTACAACACATCAATCCACAAGAAACCCTTTACATCCACTAAGAACGCGAACACCACCACTATATATTGGGCGCTATCATGTGAAACTCAAACATTGATAATGAATGTATTTGCCATGAAAACAATGAAAACATTTGTTCCAAGGTTGAAAGCAAATCTCTGGATGAATTGCAAGTGTAGGAAAATATTGGTTCCAAAGTCGATGTTCTTACATAATATCTTATCTTTTTATTCAAAGTGATGATTATGAATTAGGTTTGTTAAAAATTTGTACATGTAGATTGAAATCAAAATAATGTAACATAAAAAACTTTGAATTGAAAATTTTGTgtaatttagttattatgtgtaatttagttattattttgtgtaaattttttaaaaaagttttttataaaagtttcaaatgaaaaattagtttgaatagttattcttaaaattttattttaaatattttattattttattgatttttttaaatattaaaatttgaaaaaatcacttaattgTGAAGTTAATTCAAATAGTTTTTCACAAAAATCATCTgagatgtaatttttttttttaaattgtgatttcgacattttcaataatatatctttattttataagatgttaaaattaattttgaaatttaaaaaaaaaaaattttaaagaatAGTTTTATATaatccattttttaaaataaaaataaaaaaacctatTTTTTCTAAAGATAAAATAAACGGACCCTAAATGTCAAATTACTCAAACAACCTCTAAAATTTCTCCAAGACCGATAACTATCCAGAGGTTCAGTTATTGTAGATAGTATAGTAATTTGCACTTTGGTGGATGGAATTGAATTTAATGTTATTATTAaggaattatatattttttaaaaggcaaaatatttattttggtcttttaattctttttcgtattattttggtcttttaatttttaaaacgttttattttagtttttttttttaattatagatgAATTTAGCGACCTACTTCAAAGTTTTTCCGTTGTAACTTATACAAAAAAAAgactaaaatgaaatattttaaaagttaagAGATCAAAGTGACacgaaaaaaaaataattaaaagactaATCTAAACCCAAAAATATAATCAAGAGACCGAAATCGATATTTTGCCTTTTTAAAACTTAATATTCGAGTTTTAGGATCAGCTAATTCGAGAGATCAATTTTACCACCTATTTGTAAAATCTTATTTAAAGTAAGTTTTGTTCGGTATGAACTCATCTAGGGGCGGATGCATGTTAATGACATTGGGGGCTTAAGCCCCcacaagaacaatttttttttaatgccATTAACATGTATAATATTTAGAGCCCCCATAAAATTTAAGTAGTCACATCATATTAATTTACACTTAGCTATACATTATAGTTTTATCTTTTAACTTTAACTATTTCAATTGTTGTTTTTTAAATTCTTATTATAAATTCTTCCACTCTTTATAAAAATAGTTTGTCtttaatttgatattttatttaaaaagtgtTAGATGTGTAGTTAGttttgttagaaaataaaatttttttcaACCATAAATTTTAAAGAGAATAAAATATGCACTCATATATGAAGGATAAACGATTGAACGGTTATATAATTTTATGtataataaagtgtcattttcgAGAACTCATGGTAGGTATAGTAGGCTTCAAAACTCAAGAATATATTTATAGTGTCATATTTGATAATATTAATagtaaaaaatcattaaaaaattttAGAACAAATTCATAAGAAATAAAtacaatttatataaatttttatataatttgaaTTTATATGTAATTATCACTACAACATTTAGGCTCTCCAGCAACACTTGAAAAATGTTGCCAAAACTTTGGAAAACGTTGCCTAAAAGAAAAGGGGACGTTTTTTAAGTGTCTCCTGTGCAGGCGTTGCCTATTCTCTAAGGCGACGTTTTTCAATGGTCTTTGGGCACGCTTTTCAAAAACGTCGCCTAAACCGAAGGAATAGGGGACGATTATTAGCGGCCTCAAAGGCGACGTTTTTAAGTGTTCTTTGGGCACGCTTTTAAAAAGCGTTGCCTAACCAAAAAAGAATAGGGGACGATTATTTGTGTCCTATTAGGGGACGCTTTTTAAGTGTTGCCAGATGTGGCTACAATTTACTAATTGTTCCCTTAAATCTGAATAAGGAGGAACGTTTTCAAAGTGTAGCCATAAGTTATAGGCTGTTCTTTTAGATTGTCcccataaaatatattattttgtaattattttctTGATAATATAGTCGATGAtgactaatttaaaaaaaatgtcgaTAATAACATAAACAAGATCAAATTTAAACGTACATCCATAAAagttatattataataaaatctagttcTAACATTAATTCAAGATAGTAGCCAATACATAAAATACCTAATGTAATAATACTTATAATATTACGTTTAAAACTTTAAACTATGACCCTagcaaaataacaaaaaacataGTTCAACAAAAAACAAGTTCAAGTTTAATGCTTTCAACTACAAGTAAAAAAAATCCATCATCCAACTCATTTAAGTTTTTCTTCTTCGAATTCATCACCCACACCGTCTTTTTGAAATTCATCACACATGTCTTCTTCCAAGAATTCTTCATCTACGTCTTCCTCTTGAAATTCACCATCTATATCGTCCTCTTGAAATTCATCATCTAGATCTATGTCGTCCTCTTGAAATTCATCATCTAGATTTGTGTCGTCCTCTTGAAATTCGTCACCTACACCGTCCTCTTGAAATTCGTCATCTACGTCGTCCACTTGAATTTCACTATCTACGTCGTCCTCTTGAATTTCATCATTGATATCATCATTTTCTACATCTTCATTGATACCTTGCTgtataagtaaataaaataaaatacatcaaCAAGAGTTAAACCTCGCAtaaataaaaactcaaaaaaatgagTAACACACTCAATTATGAATTATCAAACCCTTTTTCAATTTATGTTTTCCAATTATGGAACGCAAAAATAGAAACTAATAATGCAGAGAACACAAGTTTGTACAAAAAACACAAATTGAAGAAACAAAGTTTATACATGAAATCAATCTCCGTATGTGTAAAATTATATCATGCTCCAAGGACTACATATAATACTCTGTCAAGTGAATTTATTTATAATGTTAGAAACCTGTGATTATTATAATCAACAAGCTAGATTGACACCTTTAAATTAtactaaatatatataatatagtcCTAAATGGATTAAACCCATCACTTGCCAACCCAAGTCTTATGTTACGAGTTTCACAAGCAAAATCTGAATGTTTGGCATCAAAGTCTTTCCATGCTTGGGCATCGGCCGGATGCCTTAACTTCCCATCCCTTGAACGATGCTCGGCATGCCATCTCAATGTGTCGGCTGTCTTTGAACACATAAAAAGTCTTTTCAATCTTGGAATCAAAGGAAAATGTCTTAGAACTTTGGCAGGAACCTTGTGAGCTTTTATAGATTCTTCAAGATCATTAGCAACTTCAGGATATTCAATCCACCTTGATGCTCCACAAATATGACATGAATCATCTTTCCCATGATCTTTCCAAAATAACATGCAATTGTTGGGACATGCATCAATCTTTTTATAGTCTAAGCCCAAATCTTTTATCATAGATTTTGTTTTATTGAAAGAGACAGGGATGTTCAAATCTGGCATAGCCTCTTTCAACAACTCTAAGAGAGCAGTGAACGATGCATTGCTCCATCCATGGAGACATTTCAACAAATAAATTCTAATAGTGAATGATAACGAGGAAAACTTTTCACAACCAGGATACAACTCTTGATTTGCATCATCAACTAGTTTATAAAATTTCTTTGCATCTTCATTTAGCCCTTCATGTACTCCACCTCCTTCAGCCGCATCTTTAAATGTCTCAAATAGCAACCCATCAATATCATCATGAGATGATGTTTCATCATTACTATCACCATCCAGATCCATAAGGCTTTCATCTTCACCATGATAAATCCATTCAGTGTATCCCTTTACAAATCCTTTGCTACATAAATGGTCATACACTACATCTCTTACTTCCCAACTATCATTGCAACATACAGCACAAGGACacaaaatctcttcttcttcaacctttccTTTGGTGAATGCAATATCCAAAAAGTAATTGACACCATCCTTGTAACCTTGACTGTGTGGAGGCAACTCCACCCAATCCTTTTTTATCATGTTTGGTTtactaaaatgaaataaattatataCATTTTAGACATTCTTAAATTGGAAATTACTAGATAAAATAGTAGAGTACCCTTTCAATTATTAACTAAAATACAAGCTGTCATATGCCATGGTGAGACTTGAGAAAATACGTGAATATATAAAACATTTTTATTCTTAATAACTAAGCTTTATTAGTGATatatttttaattctaatttaaaagaaaaattagttTAAGCGATGACTCTACAACTTTTTCATATATGCACTGTATTATTGAACTAGAAAGAGACTAACGGGAAAAAGCCAAGCATTTGTTGTTTCGGTTTCtatataaaaaaaggaaaattcaaacacattctaatatatattatattttctattcctTTATTCCTTGAAAAGCTAtactcatttttttaaaaatagacaAGATATAGTATTCATGTCTTATACACATGCATTGTTAGTTTCTCATGTAAATTGTTAGAGTTTTTCTATCACATAGCCATGTGCTCTTAATTTGGTTAAAAAGTAGTGAGATTAATCATTTCTCTTTTGTCAAAAATTACAACTTTTTTATCCTAAAAAACTGATCATTATTCGGTGAAGGTGAAGAAATAGAAAGAAAactcttatttaatattttttttagtatttatatatttaatagaaAGAAAACTATAAATACTCTTTCTAGCTTTACATAGAAACAAATGTTTTCTTAATTTgaattagaatgattattttattaaaaaaattataaaagaatataTCTAAGATAAAACAACTGATGTACAGTGGATACCCTTTCAATTATTAACTAAAATATAAGCTGTAGCAAAATTAAAACAGAagcaaatattttcatttttaagaaaGCTAAAGCTAAagcaaaatataatatattaagccTGTATGAAACATAtaagcaaataagtttaaaaatttaCCTGAACACACCAACACAAGGAAGCAAGAACGCAAGAACGTCAAAAATGTTGAAACgcagaacgtgtcgaaagcgatGCTGCAACCAATTGTTCAAAGAAGTTAATTAACTTAAGCTATGTGACTTGTAATAAACCAAAATGAAAATGTAGGAAACATGAGGGAAAAGGCCTTGAGGATGGGTATTTTTTCTTTTCAAGCTATTTCACAGGATGGTAAAGAATTACTGCCTAATATCACTTTAAGTATAAAAAACTTGTgcttaaaaactgtttaattaaatatttgagaTCAAGTAGTTTTGCATTTTCACCAATTGTAGCTacagtcatttcttgaatttGTGTGTTCTTAGTGTGCAACGAACTCTTTTGATCTATTTCATTTCTATTACCTTCCACTATttccaaaataataatttatttctccTAGAGTTTTCTAACTGAGAGAGTTCTTGACCTGCTTTTTGTTCATTGGATTTGCTATAATTGGCACAAGAATATCGTTTCATGAATATAGGTTTATCAGTATTGTATATGATACCTGCACTTTCATGCAGTTTTTGTATGATATAAATTGCAATATGATATTTGTGTTATGACCTTAGAGTACCCATGTTCAATAATTGAAGAAGGTATGTTTCTTATAAGTGTTTGTGATATTCAGTTCTGTCTCAGTATGAAGTTCTAAAGTTATTGTTTCAGATTGGTAGACTGCTGGACTGATGAAGAGATAAAAACTGCAACCGGTGATTCTGAGCGCCACTTGGCTGTGCATCCATTAAAGCTGAATAGTTCGTATGCCACTGTCAATGTACCTAATCATTCTTTTGTAGCCTACTTTTTATATTAGTTTTCATATTCCTTCTCATGGTAAATGAtaaacactacaagaaaaatgaGTTTTCACAGCGACTGAAGTTgttgagaaaaacacaaaattgcTGCGAAATGTGTTTTTAATAGCGAAAACATTGTCGTTGCATATCGTTGGTATAAGTGCCGTTGCAAAAAGTTTGCAACGACATTTGATGTCGCTGTCGTAACTTGTGTTCTTACAACAATAATTATTGTCGCCTTATTTGATAGAATAAAATAATCATAGTCGCTGCGAAAAGATATTTTTGTCAACTAAAGATGTTGTTAAAAGTTTATTTTgtcaacaataaaaattattgCGATAAATTAGATTTCCCAACAACTTAtatcatttaataaaaataaaattatattttttagcttctttttaaaattaatattattcacatttttaatttaaatttttatttatatttaaaaaataaataattttacaatATAAATTACGACattgttaatataatttttttcaaaaaacataaacaataattaatataacattaaaatataaaatgtcataaattatcataatttaataaaaatttaaacacctaaaaaaataaaaaataaaaactaaaaaataaaaaacaattttattcccattaaaattaaaatttatacatTTGACAAATAAAATCATGACTTGTGCCGAGCATAAATATTAGTTCTTCTTCATATCCTTGTTTCAAAGCTTTCTTTGTGAACTAGTTGAAAAACTCTAATTTCACCTGCAATTTCAATACAATCAAAAGTTATTAGGAACCCATTCTCAATTGGAATAATAGGTGAGTAAATTAGAAACAGGAATATAGAAAATACAAAAACCAAGTCGGACATATCTGTTTCATTCCTACTTAAGCCAAAATGTCTATATTCTagagataataaaaaaaattcactccATGTTGAAGGTACCGTTGAAATTTAAAAACCACATAATAAAGAAGTTCTTATTTTCAGTTAGTGAAAATCATGTAAGTGAGAATAATTGTATACTTATTTTCTTAGGTTATTAAGAAAAATCTCTAACTTACTGCTAGAGCTCTATTAAGATCCTCTAACAGAAGGTGTGATAACTTTTGTGTATAACATTTCACTTGCATCATAATATATACATGAATCAGTTTCATATATTACTAAAGAAATATACTAAGGATGATGCCACAAACATACTTACATTTTTCAGTAGCCAATGATGGTTCCAACAGAGGGTCATAGATTATTCTTCTTCCTGAGCAACTGACAATCTATCATTTTCACAATCAAATAAATTGGACCAATATAAGTTTCTGCCACATTAACAACTAAACATTTCACAAAGTATTTAACACCAAGATAAACAATAGGATTGAGACCCTTGCACATTGTTAGTCCAAAACACAACATTGTTCCATAAACATAGTTTACGGATAGCTACATCCAAGTAATCACCAATACATGCATTCAGAACCAAAGTCATCAAAAAAATTGAGAATTGCAAGCATAAATGAAGGAAGAATAATGTCTAACCTCAAAACCAAGCTCATCTCAAGCCTTTCCATCATCTAATCTTCCATTTCCAAAAGATAGTGTCTTACCCGCCTTCATAGTCCAAGGAAGTCGGAAAGATAGGATATTATATTAATTCAACATGAGAGTTATAATTTAAGATTGCAATGATTTGCTAAAATAATGTATATAGACAATGAAAGAGCACACAAAACTCACACCATTTTTGGTTCTAAGATGGATCAAGGCATGTACATAATCGATAAGAAGGCAATACACAGACAATAAAAGAGAACACAAAACTCACATCATTTCTAGTTGTAGGATTGATCAAGGCATAGACGAGATCAATAAGAGAATAGATGTGATGATGCGGCATGGAACTAAATCTGAAAAATGTACAAAAACTTTATCGGTAAAAAAATTCACTCCATGTGCATCAATTTAATTCATATCAATTAAACCCTAACTGCAGTTTTGAACAAAATCACATAGGAAACAAAGCAGTCGGAAAAGTAGTGTTCATAATAATACCAAACTCTAACCTATCATTAAAATACAATCAAAGAATAGGAAAGTTAATACAAATATCAGAGATGAAACTAGAAGTTAATACTAGAAATCAAATACAATGCGAAGAACAAATAAGAAGTTGCTTTTGGTTTTATGATACCTAATAACAGAAAACTGGAAGAGGTAAAAATTGAAGATAAATGAAAATTCATGGACAACACAGACAATCAGAACCTGCATAGATCAGAGACATATTGATCGACGAGAGACTAGAGATCAGCGGGAGGATTGAAGGAGCAGATTGATGATGAAATCGATTGAGAGATCGAAAGCGGGATTCCCAATTTTGTTCTAAGTTTTCGATGAGAGCAAGAGAGCGTTGAAATTTGATGGGAGCGGTTTGAAGAGCGATTTATGTTGGGGGTAGTAGAGAGGGATGCGTGGTTTCAGACTCCTTAGAGAGAGAACATGTGTATCTCGATTGAGGGCAcgaatttttttaatgttataaaTTTATCAtagaataaataatataataatactgAGCAATTAGTTAAAAACTCAAAAGGAATgttatttaaaattgaattttactTTTATAACTTGATATTAATCACTTATTTAATTGGTAGTTGAATGATGGTAATGAatcatatatttatattaatcaaTGAT includes these proteins:
- the LOC131619320 gene encoding uncharacterized protein LOC131619320; this translates as MIKKDWVELPPHSQGYKDGVNYFLDIAFTKGKVEEEEILCPCAVCCNDSWEVRDVVYDHLCSKGFVKGYTEWIYHGEDESLMDLDGDSNDETSSHDDIDGLLFETFKDAAEGGGVHEGLNEDAKKFYKLVDDANQELYPGCEKFSSLSFTIRIYLLKCLHGWSNASFTALLELLKEAMPDLNIPVSFNKTKSMIKDLGLDYKKIDACPNNCMLFWKDHGKDDSCHICGASRWIEYPEVANDLEESIKAHKVPAKVLRHFPLIPRLKRLFMCSKTADTLRWHAEHRSRDGKLRHPADAQAWKDFDAKHSDFACETRNIRLGLQGINEDVENDDINDEIQEDDVDSEIQVDDVDDEFQEDGVGDEFQEDDTNLDDEFQEDDIDLDDEFQEDDIDGEFQEEDVDEEFLEEDMCDEFQKDGVGDEFEEEKLK